From the Pseudodesulfovibrio alkaliphilus genome, one window contains:
- a CDS encoding aspartate aminotransferase family protein: MNHNFDAMVKREQSLLCNTYGRYPLAVSRAKGCRLYDLDGREYLDFLSGIAVCSLGHSREDLADVMAEQARKLVHVSNLFYQEPQLDLAERLLATCAAGKVFFCNSGAEANEGAIKLARRYMHRVRNEDRHEIITLEKSFHGRTLSTLTATGQTGPIKDGYDPLPQGFVTVPFGNINALRGAIGANTAAIMIEMIQGEGGVRPLPSDYAADIAALCRENGLLLIVDEVQTGMCRTGRFWAHQHYGLIPDIFTSAKALANGLPMGAVLCSDEVAKGFTPGSHATTFGGGGVVSAVAARVVEIMVGEKMAERALEMGVYARTQAEGLMVRHPGKIAGTRGLGLLFGIELSCDGPAVWKGLLERGMVCNLAQGKVLRLVPPLTIEKDDIKAFMNALDEVLATVDPAA, encoded by the coding sequence ATGAACCATAATTTCGACGCTATGGTCAAACGGGAGCAATCCCTTCTTTGCAACACCTACGGCCGGTATCCCCTGGCCGTGTCACGGGCCAAGGGATGCAGGCTATACGATCTGGACGGCCGGGAATATCTCGATTTTCTTTCAGGCATTGCCGTGTGCAGCCTTGGACACAGCCGGGAAGATCTGGCCGATGTCATGGCCGAGCAGGCCCGCAAGCTGGTCCACGTCAGTAATCTTTTTTATCAGGAGCCGCAGCTTGATCTGGCCGAAAGGCTTCTGGCCACCTGCGCGGCGGGCAAGGTCTTCTTCTGCAATTCCGGAGCGGAAGCCAACGAGGGAGCCATCAAGCTCGCCCGCCGCTACATGCACCGGGTCAGAAACGAGGACCGGCACGAGATCATCACCCTCGAAAAGTCCTTTCATGGCCGCACCCTGTCCACCCTGACCGCCACCGGGCAGACCGGCCCCATCAAGGACGGCTACGATCCGTTGCCCCAGGGGTTTGTCACCGTGCCCTTTGGCAATATCAACGCCCTACGCGGGGCCATCGGTGCCAACACTGCGGCCATCATGATCGAAATGATCCAGGGAGAGGGAGGTGTGCGTCCCCTGCCCTCGGATTACGCGGCAGACATCGCGGCGCTGTGCCGCGAAAACGGTCTCCTGCTCATCGTGGACGAGGTCCAGACCGGCATGTGCCGGACGGGCCGCTTCTGGGCGCACCAACACTATGGGCTGATCCCGGACATCTTCACCTCCGCCAAGGCATTGGCCAACGGCCTGCCCATGGGGGCAGTGCTCTGCTCTGACGAAGTGGCCAAGGGGTTCACTCCCGGCTCCCACGCCACGACCTTTGGCGGGGGCGGAGTCGTCTCGGCTGTTGCCGCCCGTGTCGTGGAGATCATGGTCGGTGAGAAAATGGCCGAACGCGCCCTTGAGATGGGCGTCTATGCACGGACCCAGGCTGAGGGGCTCATGGTCAGGCATCCCGGCAAGATCGCCGGAACACGCGGCCTTGGCCTGCTCTTTGGCATCGAATTGTCCTGTGACGGCCCGGCGGTGTGGAAAGGGTTGCTTGAGCGCGGCATGGTCTGCAATCTGGCCCAGGGCAAGGTCCTG
- the dut gene encoding dUTP diphosphatase — protein MKKIDVNVEFLHPVWEEHRLAYATELSAGLDLRACIDGDELEFGPGEKKTVPAGLAIEIREPGVAGYVFSRSGLGTREGLTVSQGVGVIDPDYRGEIKVSLLNTSGEVRRIRRGQRIAQLVFMPVFQAVVTAVRELGATDRGAGGFGSTGKL, from the coding sequence ATGAAAAAAATTGATGTCAATGTCGAGTTTCTGCACCCCGTGTGGGAGGAACACCGCCTCGCTTACGCCACAGAGCTCTCGGCAGGGCTTGATCTGCGGGCCTGCATTGACGGGGATGAACTGGAATTCGGCCCCGGAGAAAAAAAGACCGTGCCGGCCGGGCTGGCCATCGAAATTCGCGAGCCGGGTGTGGCCGGATACGTCTTTTCGCGGAGCGGACTCGGTACGCGTGAGGGCCTGACCGTCAGTCAGGGGGTCGGCGTTATCGACCCGGATTATCGGGGCGAGATCAAGGTCTCGCTGCTCAACACCTCGGGAGAAGTCCGACGAATCAGGCGCGGACAGCGCATTGCCCAGTTGGTGTTCATGCCCGTGTTTCAGGCCGTCGTCACTGCCGTCAGGGAACTGGGCGCTACGGATCGCGGGGCTGGAGGCTTCGGGTCCACCGGAAAACTCTAA
- a CDS encoding sodium:solute symporter family protein has product MEGKIFGILVYLVGIFYLGYKAWKVTRKPTDYMLAGRQMSPFVLAMSYGATFVSTSAIIGFGGVSGMFGMSMLWLTFLTIFVGVFVAMIVFGKRTRRMGLALNCQTFPELLGRRYRSKFIQQFSGVLIFLFMPIYAAAVLIGICRMLEVAFPMISYGAWLLVVTALVAVYVVTGGLKAVMYTDAFQGSIMAVMMLFLVVTTYALLGGVGNAHQALTDMAALVPEKLTAGGMNGWTQGPDVKSPIGLTIYTTLVYGVGLGVLAQPQLAVRYMTVPSDRELNRAVAIGGIFILLLTGVAFVVGALSNVVFHDRFGEIAINMAGGNFDRIIPLYIDRIMPGWFSGLFLVAMFAAAMSTMSSQYHVSGTSLARDFLEQHVTIGNGGSSMKLNQLGVTVAVFATLIWAWVLPGNIIARATAFFFGLCAASFLPIYLLGLYWKGMTKIAAKVSMVGGFAVSMFWLLFVHLQESAAIGLCEALTGKPSLAVVGEPGTWLWLMQWVDPNVVALPVSMVLAVGVSLATRSMEREHLDLCWDGLC; this is encoded by the coding sequence GTGGAAGGCAAGATATTCGGCATCCTTGTCTACCTTGTGGGCATCTTCTACCTCGGCTACAAGGCTTGGAAAGTCACCAGAAAACCCACTGACTACATGCTTGCCGGGCGGCAGATGAGCCCCTTTGTGCTGGCCATGTCTTACGGCGCAACCTTTGTCTCCACCTCGGCCATCATCGGGTTTGGGGGCGTGTCGGGCATGTTTGGCATGTCCATGCTCTGGCTTACTTTTTTGACTATTTTCGTGGGTGTTTTCGTTGCCATGATCGTTTTTGGCAAGCGCACCCGGCGTATGGGTCTGGCCCTCAATTGTCAGACCTTTCCCGAACTGCTGGGCAGGCGTTATCGCTCCAAGTTCATCCAGCAGTTCTCGGGGGTGCTCATTTTTTTGTTCATGCCCATCTATGCGGCGGCGGTGCTCATCGGCATCTGCCGCATGCTGGAAGTGGCCTTCCCCATGATCAGCTATGGCGCGTGGCTCCTTGTGGTCACCGCGCTGGTGGCCGTGTACGTGGTCACTGGCGGCCTCAAGGCGGTCATGTACACTGACGCTTTTCAAGGCAGCATCATGGCCGTGATGATGCTCTTCCTCGTCGTCACAACCTATGCTTTGCTTGGCGGGGTCGGCAACGCCCACCAGGCCCTGACCGACATGGCCGCCCTGGTGCCCGAAAAGCTCACGGCAGGCGGCATGAACGGTTGGACCCAGGGGCCGGATGTCAAGTCGCCTATCGGACTGACCATCTATACCACGCTGGTCTACGGCGTGGGCCTTGGCGTACTCGCCCAGCCTCAGTTGGCAGTCCGCTACATGACCGTGCCCTCGGACCGCGAACTCAACAGGGCCGTAGCCATCGGCGGCATCTTCATTCTTTTGCTGACCGGCGTGGCCTTTGTGGTCGGCGCCCTGTCCAACGTCGTTTTCCACGACAGGTTCGGCGAGATCGCCATAAACATGGCCGGCGGCAACTTCGACCGGATCATTCCCCTGTATATCGACCGGATCATGCCTGGATGGTTTTCAGGGCTGTTCCTGGTGGCCATGTTCGCGGCGGCCATGTCCACCATGAGCTCCCAGTACCATGTGAGCGGCACCTCCTTGGCCCGCGACTTCCTTGAGCAGCATGTGACCATCGGCAACGGAGGGTCGAGCATGAAGCTCAACCAGCTTGGCGTGACCGTCGCGGTCTTCGCCACCCTGATCTGGGCCTGGGTGTTGCCGGGCAACATCATCGCCAGGGCCACGGCTTTCTTCTTCGGCCTTTGCGCCGCCTCCTTCCTGCCCATATACCTGCTGGGACTCTACTGGAAAGGCATGACCAAGATTGCGGCCAAGGTCTCCATGGTCGGCGGCTTCGCGGTATCCATGTTCTGGCTGCTTTTTGTCCATCTCCAGGAGTCGGCGGCCATCGGCCTGTGCGAGGCGCTGACCGGCAAGCCCTCCCTGGCAGTGGTCGGAGAGCCCGGCACCTGGCTGTGGCTGATGCAATGGGTGGACCCCAACGTTGTCGCCCTGCCCGTGTCCATGGTGCTGGCCGTGGGCGTCAGTCTGGCTACCCGAAGCATGGAGCGAGAGCACCTCGACCTCTGCTGGGACGGCCTGTGTTGA
- a CDS encoding symporter small accessory protein: protein MMMGLGSAEIALAFWLSIGSAALCVVYGIVNWNNKGAEPGRAASEEDA from the coding sequence ATGATGATGGGACTAGGCAGCGCCGAGATCGCCCTGGCTTTCTGGCTGAGCATCGGTTCGGCGGCATTGTGCGTCGTGTACGGAATTGTGAACTGGAACAACAAGGGAGCGGAGCCGGGACGGGCTGCGTCTGAGGAGGATGCGTAG